The Pirellulimonas nuda genome includes a region encoding these proteins:
- a CDS encoding DUF5060 domain-containing protein, which yields MTHLFRVAACSLGLLLFVSHAASVVGARSELGGASISGEQKQWHKVTLTLNGPQASEDGTPNPFLDYRLQVTFRHPESGLTYVVPGYFAADGDAGNTSATEGDKWRAHLAPDHAGKWTYEVSFRQGPGVAVADAADAGKPVNMLDGLKGSFEVAKTDKSGRDFRGKGRLDYVGKHHLQFAGNHEYFLKAGVDAPENLLAYKDFDGDFKTDGKKDNLIKDWAPHVKDWKAGDPTWQDGKGKGLIGAINYLASKGLNAFSFLTLNIEGDDRNVFPYTQYDQRDRIDCSRMDQWETVFSHGTKLGMYLHFKTLEAENVNILDNGQLGPQRKLYYRELIARFAHHLALNWNLGEEVGLGHKVSTKQKQDWARYFWENDPYHHHIVIHNGDNHFDLLGEYDPAAGTGSALTGFSLQTSNADFRSVHGRTLEYLRRSDKAGKPWVVACDEPGDASHALIPDEEDPTRDNARKNALWGNLMAGGAGVEWYFGYQHAHSDLTCQDYRVRAKMWDQCRTALAFFKDNKIPFWDMTGADELVADQDAYCFCKPGELYLVYRKHAGDTKLDLSGAKGAFEVQWFNPRAGGALKPGSTRAVNGGSVVAIGNPPGDDGGDWLAVLRPQAG from the coding sequence GTGACTCATCTCTTCCGAGTAGCGGCGTGCAGCTTAGGTCTCCTCCTCTTCGTTAGCCATGCGGCGAGTGTCGTCGGCGCCCGTTCAGAGCTGGGGGGGGCGTCCATCTCTGGCGAGCAGAAGCAGTGGCACAAGGTCACCCTGACGCTCAACGGGCCACAAGCCTCAGAAGACGGGACCCCCAACCCGTTCCTCGACTATCGGCTTCAGGTCACGTTCCGGCACCCCGAATCGGGGCTGACCTACGTTGTGCCGGGCTACTTTGCGGCCGACGGCGACGCCGGCAACACCTCGGCCACCGAGGGCGACAAGTGGCGCGCCCATCTGGCGCCCGACCACGCCGGCAAGTGGACGTACGAGGTGTCGTTCCGCCAGGGGCCGGGCGTTGCCGTCGCTGACGCCGCCGACGCAGGGAAGCCCGTCAACATGCTCGACGGACTCAAGGGCTCCTTCGAGGTCGCCAAGACCGACAAATCGGGGCGCGACTTCCGCGGCAAGGGGCGGCTGGACTATGTCGGCAAGCACCACCTGCAGTTCGCGGGCAACCACGAGTACTTCCTCAAGGCCGGCGTCGACGCCCCAGAGAACCTCCTCGCCTACAAGGACTTCGACGGCGATTTCAAGACGGACGGCAAGAAGGACAACCTGATTAAGGACTGGGCGCCCCACGTAAAGGATTGGAAGGCCGGCGATCCCACTTGGCAGGACGGCAAGGGCAAGGGGCTAATCGGCGCCATCAACTACCTGGCGTCCAAAGGGCTAAACGCCTTCTCCTTCTTGACGCTCAACATCGAAGGGGACGACCGCAACGTCTTCCCGTACACTCAGTACGACCAGCGCGACCGTATCGACTGCTCCCGCATGGACCAGTGGGAGACCGTGTTCTCCCACGGGACGAAACTAGGGATGTACCTGCACTTTAAAACGCTGGAAGCCGAGAACGTCAACATCCTGGACAACGGGCAACTGGGGCCTCAGCGCAAGCTGTACTACCGCGAGCTTATCGCGCGGTTCGCCCATCACTTGGCGCTCAACTGGAACCTCGGCGAAGAGGTAGGCCTGGGGCACAAGGTGAGCACCAAGCAGAAGCAGGACTGGGCGCGGTACTTCTGGGAGAACGACCCCTACCACCACCACATCGTCATCCACAACGGCGACAACCACTTCGACCTGCTGGGAGAGTACGACCCGGCCGCAGGCACGGGCTCTGCCCTCACCGGCTTCTCGCTGCAAACCAGCAACGCCGACTTCCGCAGCGTCCACGGCCGCACGCTGGAGTACCTGCGTCGTTCGGACAAGGCGGGCAAGCCCTGGGTGGTGGCCTGTGATGAGCCGGGGGACGCGTCGCACGCGTTGATCCCCGACGAGGAGGACCCGACACGCGACAACGCACGCAAGAACGCCCTGTGGGGCAACCTGATGGCCGGCGGCGCGGGAGTCGAGTGGTACTTCGGCTACCAGCACGCGCACAGCGACCTGACCTGCCAAGACTACCGCGTGCGTGCGAAGATGTGGGACCAATGCCGGACCGCGCTCGCGTTCTTCAAGGACAACAAGATCCCGTTCTGGGACATGACCGGCGCCGACGAGTTGGTGGCCGACCAAGACGCGTACTGCTTCTGCAAGCCCGGAGAGCTCTACCTGGTCTACCGCAAGCATGCGGGCGACACCAAGCTCGACCTCTCGGGCGCCAAGGGGGCGTTCGAGGTCCAGTGGTTCAACCCGCGTGCCGGGGGCGCCTTGAAGCCGGGGTCCACCCGCGCCGTCAACGGCGGCAGCGTGGTGGCCATCGGCAACCCGCCCGGAGACGACGGGGGAGACTGGTTGGCGGTCCTCCGGCCCCAAGCCGGCTGA
- the pelA gene encoding pectate lyase → MLRHCCIALLALLSFTAPLLADTAAAGLAKKPDSWFQSDDGRQTLEHILSWQTEQGDWPKNTDTTRKAFSGDRAKLRGTFDNGATSGELRLLARAFRATGDQRYEKAFLTGFDHILRAQYPNGGWPQYYPLSKQYHRHITFNDGSMIRIMEFLRDATTAEDFAFLDEGRRAAAEKALERGVDCIVKCQVVVDGRPTVWCAQHDEVSLAATSARSYELASLSGAESAGVLIFLMNLDQPSPDVVRAVNSGVAWFDGAKIEGYRYVRSGGERKLQEDPSAGPLWARFYEIKSNRPFFCDRDGVVKYQIEQIGAERRNGYAWYGNWGEKVAKAYSKWPHR, encoded by the coding sequence ATGCTCCGACACTGCTGCATCGCGCTGCTCGCTCTGCTGAGCTTCACCGCCCCGCTCCTCGCCGATACGGCCGCCGCGGGCCTGGCCAAGAAGCCCGACAGTTGGTTTCAGAGCGACGACGGTCGACAAACCCTCGAGCACATCCTCTCCTGGCAGACAGAGCAGGGGGACTGGCCGAAGAACACCGACACGACCCGCAAGGCGTTCTCCGGCGACCGCGCAAAGCTCCGCGGGACGTTCGACAACGGCGCCACCAGCGGCGAGCTGCGCCTGCTCGCCCGCGCCTTCCGGGCGACCGGTGACCAGCGCTACGAGAAGGCGTTCCTCACTGGCTTTGACCATATCTTGAGGGCGCAGTACCCCAACGGCGGGTGGCCCCAGTACTATCCGCTCAGCAAGCAGTACCACCGCCACATCACCTTCAACGACGGCAGCATGATCCGCATCATGGAGTTCCTCCGCGACGCGACTACCGCCGAGGACTTCGCGTTCCTGGACGAGGGGCGTCGCGCCGCCGCCGAGAAGGCGCTCGAGCGCGGCGTCGACTGCATCGTCAAATGCCAGGTCGTCGTGGACGGCCGGCCCACCGTTTGGTGCGCCCAGCACGACGAGGTCTCGCTCGCCGCGACCAGCGCCCGCAGCTACGAGCTCGCCTCCCTCAGCGGCGCTGAGAGCGCCGGCGTCCTGATCTTCCTTATGAACCTCGACCAGCCCAGCCCCGACGTGGTCCGCGCGGTCAACAGCGGCGTGGCGTGGTTCGACGGGGCGAAGATCGAGGGGTATCGCTACGTGCGGAGCGGCGGCGAGCGCAAACTGCAAGAAGACCCCTCCGCCGGGCCGCTGTGGGCCAGGTTCTACGAGATCAAGTCGAACCGTCCGTTCTTCTGCGACCGCGACGGAGTGGTGAAGTACCAGATCGAACAGATCGGCGCCGAACGCCGCAACGGCTACGCGTGGTACGGCAACTGGGGCGAGAAGGTCGCCAAGGCTTACTCCAAGTGGCCCCACCGCTGA
- a CDS encoding rhamnogalacturonan acetylesterase has translation MPWLDVHPRTIRTGLASVAIAAAGLLLSSTADAAAQGVTLFLVGDSTMADKPVLPENPERGWGQLLPLYFEPDVRVENHAVNGRSSKSFRDEGRWNAVLDRVRPGHWVIIQFGHNDQKPDEARHTDPFASYTENLKRYVSETRERGARPVLATPVVRRRFDAQGVLRPTHGDYPEAVRKLAEECDAPLLDMTARSRDLLRRLGKERSQGLFLWTSPGEYDRFPDGNADDTHFNALGATRMCDLAAAEIREKIPELAARLRSPR, from the coding sequence ATGCCTTGGCTAGACGTTCATCCGAGAACGATCCGCACGGGGCTGGCCAGCGTCGCCATCGCCGCGGCCGGGCTCCTCTTGTCGTCGACCGCCGACGCCGCCGCCCAGGGGGTCACGCTCTTCTTGGTCGGCGACTCGACGATGGCGGACAAGCCGGTCCTGCCAGAGAACCCAGAACGCGGGTGGGGACAATTGCTGCCACTCTACTTCGAACCGGACGTGAGGGTGGAGAACCACGCGGTAAACGGACGGAGCTCGAAGAGCTTCCGGGACGAAGGCCGATGGAACGCCGTGCTCGACCGCGTCCGGCCAGGCCACTGGGTGATTATCCAGTTCGGCCACAACGACCAGAAGCCGGACGAGGCGCGTCACACCGACCCCTTCGCGAGCTACACAGAAAACTTGAAGCGCTACGTGTCGGAGACCCGAGAACGTGGCGCGCGCCCCGTCCTGGCGACGCCCGTAGTGCGGCGCAGGTTTGACGCACAGGGCGTTCTGCGGCCGACCCACGGCGATTATCCCGAGGCGGTTCGAAAGCTGGCAGAGGAGTGCGATGCGCCGCTGCTGGACATGACCGCTCGGTCTCGCGACCTCCTGAGACGCCTCGGCAAGGAGCGTTCTCAGGGGCTGTTCCTCTGGACGTCGCCCGGGGAGTACGACCGCTTTCCAGACGGCAACGCAGACGACACGCACTTCAACGCCCTGGGCGCGACTCGGATGTGCGACCTCGCGGCCGCCGAGATCCGGGAGAAGATCCCGGAGCTGGCCGCCCGTCTCCGCAGCCCCCGCTGA
- a CDS encoding DUF1593 domain-containing protein: MSTPLLAARCGMWLPCALLVVAPIAVPAVADDQAAAWQRPRVIATTDGEIDDHSSMVRFLLYSCDYDVVGIVEVNSKYQKNGHSKEPWLEKQLDAYEQVAPNLRKHNPNYPEADRLRSVVRVGNENIKDLWVAPPDLQTKDTPGAQLIIDTLLDDDPRPVHVLSWGGANTTASALWKLKSEYPKEKFDHAVSRIRIYCIWYQDGGGAWVQANIPGAYINEAYGWDNVWDYESISEGSRGKPSANPREVQAYMGKEWLRKNVTSDHGPLGALYPQSFVSEGDTPSFLHLVDNGLRSHVDYTLGGWGGRSVHDDPKRPNHLTDRTLTDDGDANKMYWRWVPAAQNDFAARMDWCVKDYQDANHLPVVRLQGESRRDVKPGDAVELAASATDPDGDKLAYRWWQYADADSAKASVKISEGDRPGSASFVAPNEPGRQVQLILEVSDDGAPPLVGYQRVLCDIR; the protein is encoded by the coding sequence ATGAGCACCCCCCTCCTCGCGGCGCGTTGCGGAATGTGGCTCCCCTGCGCCCTGCTTGTGGTCGCCCCAATCGCCGTGCCCGCCGTGGCGGACGACCAGGCCGCGGCGTGGCAGAGGCCCCGTGTCATCGCCACCACGGACGGCGAGATAGACGACCACAGTTCAATGGTCCGCTTCCTCCTCTACTCCTGCGACTACGACGTGGTCGGCATCGTCGAGGTGAACTCCAAGTACCAGAAGAACGGCCACAGCAAAGAGCCGTGGCTAGAAAAGCAGCTAGACGCGTACGAACAGGTGGCGCCCAATCTGCGAAAGCACAACCCCAACTACCCGGAAGCCGACCGGCTGCGCAGCGTGGTGCGTGTGGGGAACGAGAACATCAAAGACCTGTGGGTCGCGCCGCCCGACTTGCAAACCAAGGACACCCCCGGCGCCCAACTAATCATCGACACCCTGCTAGACGACGACCCACGCCCGGTGCACGTCCTTTCGTGGGGGGGCGCCAACACCACGGCCTCGGCGCTGTGGAAGCTGAAGTCCGAGTATCCGAAGGAGAAGTTCGACCACGCCGTGTCGCGTATACGCATCTACTGCATCTGGTACCAAGACGGCGGCGGCGCCTGGGTCCAGGCGAACATCCCAGGGGCCTACATCAACGAGGCCTACGGCTGGGACAACGTGTGGGATTACGAGAGCATCAGCGAAGGCTCACGAGGCAAGCCGAGCGCTAACCCGCGCGAGGTCCAGGCCTATATGGGGAAAGAGTGGCTCCGGAAGAACGTCACGTCCGATCACGGACCGCTCGGGGCGTTGTACCCGCAGTCGTTCGTTAGCGAGGGGGACACCCCGTCGTTCCTGCACCTTGTCGACAACGGGCTCCGATCACACGTCGACTACACGCTGGGAGGCTGGGGCGGGCGTTCGGTCCACGACGATCCGAAACGGCCCAATCACCTCACCGATCGCACGCTCACCGACGACGGCGACGCAAACAAGATGTACTGGCGTTGGGTGCCCGCTGCGCAGAATGATTTTGCCGCCCGGATGGACTGGTGTGTGAAGGACTATCAAGACGCAAACCACCTCCCCGTGGTCCGATTGCAGGGAGAATCGCGTCGCGACGTGAAGCCCGGCGACGCCGTCGAGCTGGCTGCCTCCGCGACCGACCCCGACGGCGACAAGCTTGCCTACCGGTGGTGGCAATACGCAGACGCCGATTCGGCCAAGGCCAGCGTGAAGATCTCCGAAGGGGATCGGCCGGGGAGCGCCAGTTTTGTCGCGCCGAACGAACCGGGGCGCCAGGTCCAGCTCATCCTCGAAGTATCCGACGACGGCGCCCCGCCGCTCGTCGGCTACCAACGCGTCCTCTGCGACATCAGGTAG
- a CDS encoding DUF1593 domain-containing protein, with translation MVVSSDIGGTDPDDVQSMVHLLVYADKLDIAGLIASPYGQGRKQQILQVIDAYERDYPNLVTHSDGYPTPAALRALCKQGALEPPGPSGFGRPTEGSEWIVQCARRDDPRPLHVLVWGGIDDLAQALHDAPDILPKLRVYFIGGPNKKWSVDAYNYVEQDHPLLWMIEANAAYRGWFVGGEQKGEWSNRGFVAKHVAGHGALGDCFSNAKADLKMGDTPSVARLLHGVPDDPTQPGWGGRFVRIWDGRKTIFDRQTTASDKAEVFGVTQFVLPAPKRYTAQNSAVMVFDGGQPASVGASEGKSLRFRFSPRDAKVWSYVIKSDHPSLNGQTGKFTAVAPPVERTSHPSALHPNWWIDDPDPATAEGVHPGAKSVNQWRVDFLTDFASRMQRCKSPSSTKPIENP, from the coding sequence GTGGTAGTCTCTTCTGACATCGGGGGCACCGATCCGGACGACGTCCAGTCAATGGTTCATCTGCTTGTCTACGCGGACAAGCTCGACATCGCGGGGTTGATAGCCTCGCCCTACGGCCAGGGACGCAAGCAGCAGATCCTGCAGGTGATCGACGCCTACGAGCGGGACTACCCCAACCTCGTCACTCATTCCGACGGCTACCCCACGCCCGCCGCGCTGCGCGCCCTCTGCAAACAAGGGGCGTTGGAACCACCCGGTCCGTCCGGATTCGGAAGACCCACCGAGGGCTCTGAGTGGATCGTGCAATGCGCGCGGCGGGACGACCCCCGGCCGTTGCACGTGCTGGTTTGGGGGGGCATCGACGATCTCGCCCAGGCGCTGCACGACGCGCCAGACATCCTGCCCAAGCTGCGGGTCTACTTTATTGGGGGCCCAAACAAGAAGTGGAGCGTGGACGCCTACAACTACGTCGAACAAGACCACCCCCTACTATGGATGATCGAAGCAAACGCGGCGTACCGCGGCTGGTTCGTCGGCGGCGAGCAGAAGGGAGAATGGAGCAACCGTGGGTTCGTCGCGAAGCACGTCGCCGGACACGGCGCGCTGGGCGATTGTTTCTCGAACGCCAAGGCCGACCTCAAGATGGGCGACACCCCCTCGGTTGCGCGGTTGCTGCACGGCGTGCCGGACGATCCAACGCAACCGGGATGGGGCGGCAGGTTTGTACGCATCTGGGACGGGCGCAAGACCATTTTCGATCGCCAGACTACCGCGTCCGACAAGGCCGAGGTGTTTGGAGTGACCCAGTTCGTTCTCCCGGCGCCCAAGAGATATACGGCGCAGAACAGCGCCGTCATGGTGTTCGACGGCGGCCAGCCGGCCTCGGTCGGGGCGAGCGAAGGAAAGTCCCTGCGGTTCCGCTTCTCCCCGCGCGACGCCAAGGTGTGGTCGTACGTCATCAAGAGCGACCACCCGAGCCTGAACGGGCAGACCGGCAAGTTCACCGCCGTCGCGCCGCCGGTAGAGCGGACAAGCCACCCCTCGGCCCTGCATCCGAACTGGTGGATCGACGACCCCGACCCCGCAACCGCCGAGGGGGTCCACCCCGGCGCCAAGAGCGTCAACCAGTGGCGGGTCGATTTCCTGACGGACTTTGCCTCCCGCATGCAACGGTGCAAATCCCCCTCATCCACGAAACCAATCGAGAACCCATGA
- a CDS encoding Nramp family divalent metal transporter: MSDSVREAPTTVPGILKQLGPGLIVAGSIVGSGELIATTLTGAEAGFWLMWLILLGCAIKVFAQLELGRYSLATGRTTLDGLQSLPGFKPAGLHWIIWLWVLMFMASVAQSGGIVGAVGQSLSIAAPLTSQGEAYNAWADANVNRRIGGPEAAAQGADAPPTEPVATGPDVLCWALVVSVATSVLLLAGRYQLIERLVLVLVGGFTLLSVANLVMLQLNPSWAVTLADLGRGLSFRLPPPQPGLSPVATALATFGLIGVGSGELVYYPYWCLQKGYARHVGPADSSEAWTRRAQGWMRVMKWDAWCSMAVYTLSTMTFYLLGAAVLHRARLIPDKSDLIRTLAAMYEPAFGGLAVGLFLVGAVAVLYSTFLVASASNALVFADALAIFTRNSPRPIRQASTWRWLGVALPLVSFTAFLIVRDPKLLILISGVAQTIMLPALAGAALYFRYRYAPSALRPHWAWDVGLWLSAIALVLVGGWCAAELVSSW, translated from the coding sequence ATGAGTGACTCTGTCCGCGAAGCGCCGACCACCGTGCCCGGCATCCTCAAGCAACTGGGCCCAGGCCTGATCGTGGCGGGTTCCATCGTGGGCTCGGGCGAGCTGATCGCGACCACCCTGACCGGCGCCGAGGCGGGTTTTTGGTTGATGTGGCTGATCTTGTTGGGCTGTGCGATCAAGGTCTTTGCGCAGCTCGAGCTGGGTCGCTACTCGTTGGCGACCGGGCGCACCACGCTCGACGGCCTGCAGAGCCTGCCGGGCTTCAAGCCGGCCGGGCTGCACTGGATCATCTGGCTTTGGGTCTTGATGTTTATGGCGAGCGTCGCCCAGTCGGGGGGCATCGTCGGTGCGGTGGGGCAGTCGCTCTCCATCGCCGCGCCGCTCACATCGCAGGGCGAGGCCTACAACGCCTGGGCCGACGCCAATGTCAACCGACGCATCGGCGGCCCCGAGGCTGCCGCCCAAGGCGCGGACGCCCCCCCCACCGAACCCGTGGCGACAGGGCCAGACGTGCTGTGTTGGGCGCTGGTCGTCTCCGTAGCGACCAGCGTGTTGCTGCTGGCCGGCCGGTACCAGTTGATCGAGCGTCTGGTGCTCGTGCTGGTGGGTGGCTTCACGTTGCTCTCGGTGGCCAACCTCGTGATGTTGCAGCTCAACCCTTCGTGGGCAGTGACCCTCGCCGACCTGGGCCGCGGCCTGAGCTTTCGGCTGCCCCCGCCGCAGCCCGGGTTGTCCCCGGTCGCCACAGCGTTGGCCACGTTTGGGCTGATCGGCGTCGGGTCGGGCGAGCTGGTCTACTACCCGTATTGGTGCCTGCAGAAAGGCTACGCGCGTCACGTCGGCCCCGCCGACTCCAGCGAGGCCTGGACCCGCCGCGCCCAAGGGTGGATGCGGGTCATGAAGTGGGACGCGTGGTGTTCGATGGCGGTCTACACGCTATCGACAATGACCTTCTACCTGCTGGGGGCGGCAGTGCTGCACCGCGCCCGGCTGATCCCCGACAAGAGCGACCTGATCCGCACCCTGGCCGCCATGTACGAGCCGGCGTTTGGCGGCCTGGCGGTGGGGCTGTTCTTGGTCGGCGCCGTGGCGGTGCTCTACTCGACCTTCTTGGTGGCGAGCGCCAGCAACGCCCTGGTGTTTGCCGACGCGCTCGCCATCTTCACGCGCAACTCGCCCCGCCCCATCCGCCAGGCAAGCACTTGGCGCTGGCTTGGCGTGGCGTTGCCGCTGGTCTCTTTCACGGCGTTCCTTATCGTCCGCGACCCAAAGCTGTTGATCCTGATATCGGGCGTGGCCCAAACCATCATGCTGCCGGCGCTGGCCGGCGCGGCGCTCTACTTCCGCTACCGATACGCCCCTAGTGCGTTGCGGCCCCACTGGGCGTGGGACGTCGGGCTGTGGCTATCTGCGATCGCGTTGGTGTTGGTGGGGGGGTGGTGTGCGGCGGAGCTTGTAAGCAGTTGGTAA
- a CDS encoding sulfatase-like hydrolase/transferase: MPVLLRSCCLSGLLLLLAGFAAAQPQGTEDRRPNVLFILTDDQCWEALGCTGGEVETPNLDRLAASGTLFTRAYNMGSWSGAVCMPSRTMLITGRKLWNVYPIDQQLVARQRKKAAQAPGKPIDTGTAWPEWFSQAGYRTYFAGKWHTNFHKAEDVFDVVGTVRPGMPADTPEGYNRPKSPDDDRWQPWDKQRGGFWEGGTHWSEVLRDEAIGFLKQGAERPEPFFMYLAFNAPHDPRQSPREYVQRYPASKIRTPENFLPEYPYKDQIECGRSLRDERLAPFPRTEYAVQVNRSEYYALVTHLDDQIGAVLEALRASGQADNTFVLLTSDHGLALGRHGLMGKQNVFEHSLRAPLIVAGPGLPRGGRSDARVFLQDVVPTSLEAAGIPVPEEIEFESLLPLIRGEAGARDDSMYAAYRMSQRMAIRGDWKIIYYTNVPKHLLFNLADDPLEMHDLADRPEHAAKLAEMKQALRDDMRQNNDPLKQPQG, from the coding sequence ATGCCCGTGCTTCTCCGATCGTGCTGCCTGAGCGGGTTGCTGCTGCTCTTGGCCGGTTTCGCCGCCGCCCAGCCGCAGGGCACCGAGGACCGTAGGCCCAACGTGCTGTTTATCTTAACGGACGATCAATGCTGGGAGGCGTTGGGGTGCACCGGAGGAGAAGTAGAAACGCCGAACCTCGACCGCCTGGCGGCCAGCGGGACGCTGTTCACGCGGGCTTACAACATGGGGTCGTGGAGCGGCGCCGTTTGTATGCCGAGCCGGACGATGCTGATCACCGGCCGAAAGCTGTGGAACGTCTACCCGATCGATCAGCAGCTCGTCGCCCGCCAGCGGAAGAAAGCCGCGCAGGCTCCCGGCAAGCCCATCGACACCGGCACGGCGTGGCCGGAGTGGTTCTCGCAGGCCGGGTACCGCACCTACTTCGCCGGCAAGTGGCACACCAACTTCCACAAGGCAGAGGACGTGTTCGACGTGGTGGGAACCGTCCGTCCCGGGATGCCGGCCGACACGCCCGAGGGGTACAACCGCCCCAAGAGCCCGGACGACGACCGTTGGCAGCCGTGGGACAAGCAGCGGGGCGGGTTCTGGGAAGGGGGAACCCACTGGAGCGAGGTGTTGAGGGACGAAGCCATCGGCTTTCTCAAGCAGGGCGCCGAGCGCCCCGAGCCGTTCTTCATGTACCTGGCGTTCAACGCGCCGCACGATCCCCGCCAATCCCCCCGCGAGTACGTCCAGCGCTACCCAGCGAGCAAGATCCGCACGCCCGAGAACTTCCTGCCCGAGTACCCCTACAAAGACCAGATCGAGTGCGGCAGGTCGCTGCGGGACGAGCGGCTGGCGCCCTTCCCGCGGACCGAGTACGCGGTTCAGGTGAATCGGTCGGAGTACTACGCGCTGGTCACCCACCTCGACGACCAGATCGGCGCAGTCCTCGAGGCGCTGCGCGCCAGCGGACAGGCCGACAATACCTTTGTGCTGCTGACCAGCGACCACGGGCTCGCGCTGGGGCGCCACGGATTGATGGGGAAGCAGAACGTCTTTGAGCACAGCCTCCGCGCGCCGCTAATCGTTGCGGGGCCGGGCCTGCCCCGGGGCGGGCGCAGCGACGCCCGCGTGTTCCTGCAAGACGTCGTGCCGACGTCGCTCGAGGCGGCCGGCATCCCCGTCCCGGAAGAGATTGAGTTCGAGAGCCTGCTGCCGCTGATCCGCGGCGAAGCAGGCGCCCGCGACGACTCGATGTACGCCGCCTACCGGATGTCGCAGCGGATGGCGATCCGTGGCGACTGGAAGATCATCTACTACACGAACGTCCCCAAGCACCTGCTGTTCAACCTGGCGGACGACCCGCTGGAGATGCACGATCTCGCGGACCGGCCGGAACACGCCGCGAAGCTCGCCGAGATGAAGCAGGCGCTGCGGGACGACATGCGCCAAAACAACGATCCGCTGAAGCAGCCGCAGGGGTAG
- a CDS encoding TolC family protein, with the protein MNLNLRRPDTGRSSFALAAAFASCLLLTVPSCRIPKLCCAERGPALPDTYNGVTSAESSAQIGWCEFFADPTLTSLLSESLAGNQELKILTQDIRIANYEIMARKGDYLPFVNIGGSAGLDKSSRFTRNGAVEDQLLVAPGKPFPEPLPNFLLAADVSWEIDIWRKLRNARDAASLRYLGTRDGQNYVVTRLIAEVAEDYYELMALDNRLLALNRTIEIQEQSLETAKALKEGARGTELAVQRFQAEVRKNQSERLIIQQEIVEVENRINFNCGRYPQTVARNSAGYLDLQLHALSLGVPAQLLQNRADIRQAERELQAAGLDVRVARARFYPSLNIRAGVGYEAFNTNYLFMSPESLVYNAVGELVAPVINKKAIRAAYLSANAEQLQRVYEYQRTVLNAYTEVINQVAKVENYGQSIEIKKQQLQALEDSVDTATKLFQNARAEYIDVLLSQRDLQDAKMVLIETKQQQLAAVVNAYQALGGGGNAGTMLVASNTIAPPELRMLPEPGDEPPMIEVLPSTNGPPPGFELLPTPSSAPSEPKESMLSWPIQG; encoded by the coding sequence ATGAACCTCAATCTACGCCGGCCCGACACGGGGCGCAGCAGCTTCGCCCTTGCCGCGGCGTTCGCTTCTTGTTTGCTGCTGACGGTGCCCTCTTGCCGCATCCCCAAGCTCTGCTGCGCAGAGCGGGGGCCGGCGCTGCCCGACACCTACAACGGGGTGACCAGCGCGGAGAGCTCGGCACAGATCGGTTGGTGCGAGTTCTTCGCCGACCCGACGCTGACCAGCCTGCTCTCCGAGTCGCTGGCCGGCAACCAGGAGCTGAAGATCCTGACCCAAGACATACGCATCGCCAACTATGAGATCATGGCGCGAAAGGGCGACTACCTCCCGTTCGTGAATATCGGCGGTAGCGCAGGACTGGACAAATCAAGCCGCTTCACGCGCAACGGCGCCGTGGAAGACCAGCTCCTGGTCGCCCCTGGCAAACCGTTCCCCGAGCCGCTGCCCAACTTCCTGCTCGCCGCAGACGTCTCTTGGGAGATCGATATCTGGAGAAAGCTGCGGAACGCGAGGGACGCGGCGTCGCTACGCTACCTGGGCACGCGAGACGGGCAGAACTATGTGGTGACTCGCCTGATCGCCGAGGTCGCCGAGGACTACTACGAGCTGATGGCTCTCGACAACCGGCTGTTGGCGCTGAACAGGACGATCGAGATTCAAGAGCAAAGCCTCGAAACCGCCAAGGCCTTGAAGGAAGGGGCACGCGGCACGGAGCTGGCCGTCCAGCGATTCCAGGCCGAAGTACGCAAGAACCAGAGCGAGAGGCTAATCATCCAGCAAGAGATCGTTGAGGTGGAGAACCGGATCAACTTCAACTGCGGTCGTTACCCGCAGACGGTCGCGCGGAACTCTGCGGGCTATCTCGACCTTCAGCTCCATGCGTTGAGCCTGGGGGTCCCGGCGCAGCTGCTGCAGAACCGCGCGGACATCCGCCAAGCGGAGCGAGAGCTCCAGGCAGCGGGACTCGACGTGAGGGTCGCTCGGGCGCGTTTCTACCCCTCGCTCAACATCCGCGCCGGCGTAGGCTACGAGGCGTTCAACACGAACTACTTGTTCATGAGCCCCGAGTCGTTGGTCTACAACGCCGTCGGAGAACTGGTCGCCCCGGTGATCAACAAGAAGGCCATCCGGGCCGCCTACCTCAGCGCGAACGCAGAGCAGTTGCAGCGGGTCTACGAATACCAACGCACCGTCCTCAACGCCTACACCGAGGTCATCAACCAGGTGGCCAAGGTAGAAAACTACGGGCAGAGCATCGAGATCAAGAAGCAGCAGCTCCAGGCGCTTGAAGACTCGGTCGACACGGCCACCAAGCTCTTCCAGAACGCCCGCGCCGAGTACATCGACGTGCTGCTGTCTCAGCGAGACCTTCAGGACGCCAAGATGGTGTTGATCGAGACGAAGCAGCAGCAACTGGCGGCCGTCGTTAACGCCTATCAAGCCCTCGGCGGTGGCGGCAACGCCGGGACGATGCTGGTCGCCAGCAACACGATTGCGCCGCCCGAGCTCCGGATGTTGCCCGAGCCCGGCGACGAGCCCCCGATGATCGAGGTGCTGCCCAGCACCAACGGCCCGCCGCCGGGGTTCGAACTGCTGCCCACGCCCAGCAGCGCCCCGTCGGAGCCGAAGGAAAGCATGTTGAGCTGGCCCATCCAGGGCTAG